A DNA window from Paenibacillus andongensis contains the following coding sequences:
- a CDS encoding YhcN/YlaJ family sporulation lipoprotein gives MKKTIFKIVVTALLVSLSAGCTAVSPKNQAGASSSNPKAGSWDTGLRNNENPSMGAKSVNQSPQPTILQPTIDNVKAHVNTHLKLNRDLADQIIQAAHLGSTAVAITDNNIYVAVDMGGMQAMGADDGVKMLSKHNDPENEAGLFGSGVGSQMDWLSAKPLPAESANAIRHLLTRIYPETNIFISSNPHFVNRMMYYDTQQRNNKRMDTYLNEFNTMVQYVFPTYSSGQRNVLP, from the coding sequence ATGAAAAAGACGATATTCAAAATCGTGGTGACCGCTTTACTCGTTAGCCTTTCAGCAGGCTGTACAGCAGTGAGTCCCAAAAATCAAGCAGGCGCAAGCTCTTCCAACCCGAAAGCCGGCAGTTGGGATACAGGATTAAGAAACAATGAAAATCCTTCGATGGGTGCAAAGAGTGTCAATCAATCACCGCAGCCAACGATACTTCAACCTACGATCGATAATGTGAAAGCACATGTCAACACGCATTTGAAGCTGAATCGGGATTTGGCGGATCAAATTATTCAAGCGGCGCACCTAGGATCTACCGCAGTTGCTATAACCGATAACAATATTTATGTCGCTGTTGATATGGGGGGCATGCAAGCGATGGGCGCTGATGATGGCGTTAAAATGTTAAGTAAACATAACGACCCGGAAAACGAAGCAGGCTTGTTCGGCTCGGGGGTAGGCTCCCAGATGGATTGGCTCTCGGCCAAACCGCTTCCAGCGGAAAGTGCCAATGCCATTCGACATTTATTAACTCGGATTTATCCGGAAACGAATATTTTCATCTCGTCGAATCCACATTTCGTGAATCGGATGATGTACTATGACACGCAACAGCGAAATAATAAACGAATGGATACGTATTTGAATGAATTTAATACGATGGTCCAGTATGTGTTTCCAACCTATTCCTCGGGGCAAAGAAATGTCTTACCTTAA
- a CDS encoding trimeric intracellular cation channel family protein translates to MNWELFSIIGTIAFAVSGAIVAMEEEYDILGVYVLGLVTAFGGGVIRNLLIGKPIVLLWEQGIYFQIALFAMTLVFFMPVRFIRLWKTWEAFFDAIGLAAFSIQGALYATNMGHPLSAIIVAAVLTGIGGGIVRDVLAGRKPLVLKDEIYAVWGMLAGALVGLGWTQGAWQLAVLFSLIVVLRMLSVFYKWKLPKRSLRGSIGETTRRADL, encoded by the coding sequence GTGAATTGGGAGTTATTTAGTATCATCGGAACGATTGCATTCGCGGTGAGTGGAGCCATAGTTGCCATGGAAGAAGAATATGATATATTAGGCGTCTATGTACTCGGACTTGTTACGGCTTTCGGCGGCGGAGTCATACGGAATTTATTGATTGGTAAACCGATCGTCCTGCTTTGGGAACAGGGTATCTATTTTCAAATTGCCTTGTTTGCAATGACACTTGTGTTCTTTATGCCCGTTCGATTCATCCGATTATGGAAGACTTGGGAAGCTTTCTTCGATGCGATTGGTTTGGCTGCTTTCTCCATTCAAGGTGCACTTTATGCAACGAATATGGGCCATCCGCTTAGTGCCATTATTGTTGCCGCTGTGCTGACGGGTATTGGCGGGGGGATTGTACGGGATGTCTTAGCAGGACGCAAGCCGCTCGTGCTCAAGGATGAAATTTATGCCGTTTGGGGCATGTTGGCTGGTGCTTTAGTCGGACTTGGTTGGACCCAAGGCGCATGGCAGTTAGCTGTCCTATTTTCGCTAATCGTGGTTCTGAGAATGCTATCGGTCTTTTATAAATGGAAACTGCCCAAACGTTCCTTGCGGGGTTCCATAGGTGAGACAACACGTAGAGCTGATTTGTAG
- a CDS encoding Gfo/Idh/MocA family protein yields the protein MTAGKPIRIGIIGSGNIGNVHMEVLKKVPEAEITAVTDVYLPLAEARAKEHNIERVYESTDKLLSDPSIDAVIIAVSNEWHAPIAVQALEAGKHVMLEKPMALNLASAKQIVEAERKAGKVLMIPHQLRWEALSLAVKQQVEKGALGHIYHAKAGWLRRKGIPGWGTWFTQMGKSGGGPLIDLGVHMLDLSLYLMGNPKPVSVYGATYAEFGPRKKGIGSWGAPNWEGQYDVEDLATALIKFDNGATLSLDVSWAALIETDNQPYVQLLGSEGGASIRGTKGKLFAEMFDREADIDLTVPEFDEGPRVRMARHFLSCIESGLQPLTSVMTGYTNNLILDAIYRSSQTGNEVKLDWDIE from the coding sequence ATGACAGCTGGAAAGCCAATTCGTATAGGTATTATAGGTTCCGGTAATATCGGAAATGTACATATGGAAGTGCTGAAAAAAGTGCCTGAGGCCGAAATCACCGCTGTAACAGATGTCTATTTGCCGCTTGCTGAAGCTAGAGCCAAAGAACATAACATTGAACGTGTTTATGAAAGTACGGACAAGCTGCTCTCGGACCCATCTATAGATGCGGTAATTATTGCTGTGTCTAATGAATGGCATGCGCCGATCGCGGTACAAGCACTAGAGGCCGGCAAGCATGTTATGCTCGAGAAGCCCATGGCTTTAAATCTTGCGTCGGCTAAACAAATTGTTGAAGCGGAACGCAAAGCAGGCAAAGTCCTGATGATTCCGCACCAACTGCGTTGGGAGGCCTTATCATTAGCTGTGAAACAACAGGTTGAGAAAGGTGCGCTTGGCCACATTTATCATGCAAAAGCAGGCTGGTTGAGACGCAAAGGAATTCCGGGCTGGGGAACTTGGTTTACCCAAATGGGGAAATCCGGAGGCGGACCACTAATTGATCTTGGTGTGCATATGTTGGATTTATCTTTATACTTGATGGGAAATCCGAAACCTGTTTCAGTCTATGGAGCGACGTACGCTGAGTTCGGACCGCGTAAAAAAGGGATTGGATCCTGGGGAGCACCTAATTGGGAAGGTCAATATGATGTGGAGGATTTGGCAACAGCGCTGATTAAATTTGACAATGGAGCTACTTTATCACTGGATGTAAGCTGGGCAGCTCTCATTGAAACAGATAACCAACCTTATGTTCAGCTGCTTGGGAGCGAAGGCGGGGCCTCGATTCGTGGAACGAAAGGGAAGCTGTTCGCAGAAATGTTCGATCGCGAAGCCGACATTGACCTTACGGTACCTGAATTCGATGAAGGACCTCGTGTCCGTATGGCGAGACATTTCTTGTCGTGTATCGAGAGCGGCTTACAGCCGTTGACATCTGTCATGACGGGATATACGAATAATTTAATCTTGGATGCGATTTACCGTTCATCGCAAACAGGTAATGAAGTGAAATTGGACTGGGACATCGAGTAG
- a CDS encoding kinase-associated lipoprotein B, whose protein sequence is MSSFQIGDRVTAEYKTGAYYGEVVEVSSSMKAAVRILAVKEHPTQGDLHNPMDPSVAFFHQRRALSYQEIALIPISTIRPYAGQIPDYQDSLKRALMAQISKLSEMEAWARRSLQELDQLQKEYFGAKD, encoded by the coding sequence ATGAGTAGTTTTCAAATAGGAGATCGCGTAACGGCTGAGTATAAAACAGGTGCTTATTATGGTGAGGTTGTGGAGGTAAGCAGTTCGATGAAAGCGGCAGTCCGCATTCTGGCTGTAAAGGAGCATCCGACACAGGGGGATTTACATAACCCGATGGATCCAAGTGTAGCTTTTTTTCATCAACGACGAGCTTTGTCTTATCAAGAAATTGCCTTAATACCTATATCCACTATACGTCCTTATGCGGGACAGATTCCGGATTACCAAGATTCTCTGAAGAGAGCGCTAATGGCGCAAATCAGTAAGCTGTCGGAAATGGAAGCGTGGGCCCGACGCTCTCTGCAGGAGCTTGATCAGTTACAGAAAGAATATTTCGGGGCGAAAGATTAA
- a CDS encoding thioredoxin family protein produces the protein MQELTEQELLERVNRTQESSFAVFLYTPLCGTCKVTERMLDIIKTMLPALPLVKSNINFLPQITREWQISSVPCIVILEQGKEKEFMYRMQSVDELYRKLLPLNRM, from the coding sequence ATGCAGGAATTAACGGAGCAGGAGCTGTTAGAGCGAGTAAACAGAACGCAAGAAAGTTCGTTTGCAGTTTTTCTGTATACACCTTTATGTGGGACATGCAAAGTGACAGAGCGGATGTTAGATATCATTAAAACGATGCTGCCTGCTTTACCGCTTGTAAAGAGCAATATTAACTTTCTTCCGCAAATTACTCGGGAGTGGCAAATTAGCAGTGTACCCTGTATAGTCATCTTAGAACAGGGAAAAGAGAAAGAATTTATGTACCGCATGCAATCGGTGGATGAGCTGTATCGTAAACTGCTGCCGCTTAACCGCATGTGA
- a CDS encoding ABC-F family ATP-binding cassette domain-containing protein: MINVNNVTLRYGKRALFEDANIKFTPGNCYGLIGANGAGKSTFLKILAGEIEPNTGEVSITPGERMAVLKQNHYEFDEIEVLKTVVMGHSRLFKIMEEKDALYAKADFSEEDGMRAAELEGEFQDLDGWQAESDAAELLIGLGIPTSLHDTKMKDLEGNEKVRVLLAQALFGNPNILLLDEPTNHLNLESIRWLEQFLSRFEGTVIVVSHDRHFLNQVCTHIADIDFGKIQMYVGNYDWWYESSQLALRLARDANKKTEEKRKELEAFIARFSANASKSKQATSRKKQLEKLTLEDIRPSSRKYPFIHFKGEREAGKQLLAVEGLSKTIDGVKVLNNLSFTINKGDKIAFVGPDGIAKTTLFKILMGEMEADEGTYTWGVTTSQAYFPKDSQDYFNSELTLVDWLRQYSKDPDESFLRGFLGRMLFSGEEALKKANVLSGGEKVRCMFSKMMLSGANVLILDEPTNHLDLESITALNNGLVDFDGTILFVSHDHQFIQTIATRIMEITPKGMIDKMLTYDEYLESEDVKKQREVQYA; encoded by the coding sequence ATGATTAATGTTAATAACGTGACGCTTCGTTACGGCAAGAGAGCCCTATTCGAGGACGCCAATATCAAATTTACACCGGGTAACTGCTACGGATTAATCGGAGCAAATGGTGCCGGTAAATCCACTTTTCTGAAAATTCTTGCCGGTGAGATTGAGCCAAACACAGGCGAAGTCAGCATCACACCTGGTGAAAGAATGGCTGTATTGAAGCAAAATCATTATGAGTTTGACGAAATCGAAGTTTTGAAAACTGTTGTTATGGGTCACTCTCGTTTGTTCAAAATTATGGAGGAAAAAGATGCTTTGTATGCCAAAGCTGATTTTTCGGAAGAAGACGGCATGAGAGCAGCTGAACTCGAAGGCGAGTTTCAAGACTTAGATGGATGGCAGGCCGAATCGGATGCCGCTGAGCTCCTTATCGGTCTGGGTATCCCGACTTCCCTTCATGACACGAAGATGAAGGATCTTGAAGGCAATGAGAAAGTTCGTGTTCTCTTAGCGCAAGCGTTGTTCGGCAATCCGAACATTTTGCTGCTCGATGAGCCTACCAACCATTTGAACTTAGAGTCTATTCGTTGGCTGGAACAATTCCTTTCCCGCTTTGAAGGCACAGTAATCGTAGTATCCCATGATCGTCACTTCCTGAACCAAGTATGTACACATATTGCGGATATTGACTTTGGGAAAATTCAAATGTATGTGGGGAACTATGATTGGTGGTACGAGTCCAGTCAACTGGCCCTTCGACTAGCTAGAGATGCTAACAAGAAAACCGAAGAAAAACGTAAAGAGTTGGAAGCTTTTATCGCACGCTTTAGCGCGAATGCTTCCAAATCCAAGCAAGCAACTTCCCGTAAAAAACAACTTGAGAAGCTTACTCTTGAAGATATTAGACCTTCCAGCCGTAAATATCCGTTCATTCACTTTAAAGGTGAGCGTGAAGCTGGTAAACAGCTGTTAGCAGTTGAAGGTTTGTCCAAAACGATTGATGGCGTTAAAGTATTAAACAACTTGTCGTTTACGATCAATAAAGGTGATAAAATTGCCTTTGTCGGTCCGGATGGAATTGCTAAAACGACGCTTTTCAAAATCCTGATGGGTGAAATGGAAGCAGATGAAGGCACGTATACTTGGGGAGTTACAACTTCACAAGCCTATTTCCCGAAAGATAGTCAAGATTATTTCAACTCCGAATTGACATTGGTAGACTGGCTTCGTCAGTATTCGAAAGATCCGGACGAATCCTTCCTTCGCGGATTCCTAGGCCGTATGTTGTTCTCAGGCGAAGAAGCTTTAAAGAAAGCGAACGTCCTCTCCGGGGGAGAAAAAGTACGTTGCATGTTTTCCAAAATGATGCTCAGCGGTGCTAATGTTCTCATTCTTGATGAACCTACGAACCATTTAGATTTGGAGTCCATTACGGCTCTCAATAACGGTCTTGTTGATTTTGATGGTACGATTTTATTCGTTTCCCATGACCATCAGTTTATCCAAACGATCGCTACCCGCATTATGGAAATCACACCGAAAGGTATGATCGACAAAATGTTAACGTACGATGAGTATCTGGAAAGCGAAGATGTGAAAAAACAGCGTGAAGTCCAATACGCATAA
- a CDS encoding ABC-F family ATP-binding cassette domain-containing protein, whose product MNILSAVNITKTFGDKVLFDDISFTVNEKQRIGLIGVNGTGKSTLLKLLAGLETADRGKLVHANHFRVEYLPQNPEFDPNSTVLEQVFHGDTPLMKTLRDYELALAELELDSSNEKKQTRLFSAQSRMDEQGAWEASTLAKTVLMKLGISEFDKPVGQLSGGQRKRVAMARVLIQPADLLILDEPTNHIDNETAIWLEEFLSKWRGALLLVTHDRYFLERVTSRILELDRGKIYSYEGNYEWFLEKKAERMESEAASEDKRQNLLRRELAWLRRGAKARTTKQKARIGRAEELRDRKVDGPGEKLDMALAGSRLGKKVMELEDVTKAFESGKPLLSGFSYIVMPRDRLGIIGPNGSGKSTLLNMLAGRIQPDSGTIETGTTVKLAYYTQENVEMDEKMRVIEYIKEAAEQIRTSDGETISASQMLERFLFSPTLQWSPIGKLSGGERRRLYLLRTLMGEPNVLLLDEPTNDLDIQTLTILEDYLDQFPGAVITVSHDRYFLDRTVSHLFAFDGAGGIEPYIGNYSEYLEEKREQEEADQARKELIRQASSTKSNVGSNTSSAVDNSNSAAAGSSSNANRPKKLTFKEQKEWDEIESTIASLEDKAASLKKQIEAAGSDFDRVRDLYEQEQQTAADLEAAMERWTYLSELLEKIERNK is encoded by the coding sequence ATGAATATACTTAGTGCAGTCAATATAACCAAAACATTCGGCGACAAGGTGCTGTTCGATGATATTTCGTTCACGGTGAACGAGAAGCAACGCATCGGTCTCATTGGCGTGAACGGAACAGGCAAGTCCACGCTGCTGAAGCTGCTAGCGGGGCTGGAAACAGCGGATCGCGGCAAGCTCGTGCACGCGAACCATTTCCGAGTGGAATACTTGCCACAGAACCCGGAGTTCGATCCGAACTCCACAGTTCTTGAGCAAGTATTCCACGGCGATACGCCGCTCATGAAGACGCTTCGCGACTATGAGCTTGCACTTGCTGAGTTGGAGTTGGACTCCTCCAACGAGAAGAAACAAACGCGGCTGTTCAGCGCCCAGTCGCGCATGGATGAGCAAGGTGCCTGGGAAGCCAGCACCTTGGCCAAAACCGTGCTGATGAAGCTAGGCATCAGCGAGTTCGACAAGCCCGTCGGCCAGCTGTCCGGCGGTCAGCGCAAACGCGTTGCCATGGCACGCGTTCTCATTCAGCCCGCCGACCTGCTCATCCTCGATGAGCCGACGAACCATATTGATAACGAGACGGCCATCTGGCTTGAGGAATTCCTCAGCAAATGGCGCGGAGCCTTGCTGCTCGTTACCCATGACCGGTACTTCCTAGAGCGGGTAACCTCCCGCATTCTGGAGCTGGACCGGGGAAAGATCTACAGCTACGAGGGGAACTACGAGTGGTTCCTCGAGAAGAAGGCGGAGCGGATGGAGTCCGAGGCAGCCAGCGAAGATAAGCGGCAGAATCTCCTCCGCCGCGAACTGGCTTGGCTTCGTCGCGGTGCGAAGGCGCGCACGACGAAACAGAAGGCGCGCATTGGGCGCGCCGAAGAACTGCGGGACCGCAAGGTAGATGGTCCCGGGGAGAAGCTTGACATGGCGCTGGCAGGCAGCCGTCTTGGCAAGAAGGTGATGGAGCTCGAAGACGTCACCAAAGCTTTCGAGAGCGGAAAGCCGCTGCTTAGCGGCTTCAGCTACATCGTAATGCCGAGGGATCGCCTCGGCATCATCGGTCCGAACGGCAGCGGTAAATCGACGCTGCTGAACATGCTCGCCGGTCGTATTCAGCCCGACAGCGGGACGATCGAGACCGGTACGACCGTGAAGCTTGCTTACTACACGCAAGAGAACGTCGAGATGGATGAGAAGATGCGCGTCATCGAGTACATCAAAGAAGCTGCGGAGCAGATTCGTACCTCGGATGGAGAGACGATATCGGCGTCGCAAATGCTCGAACGCTTCCTCTTTTCGCCAACCCTGCAGTGGTCGCCAATCGGGAAGCTTTCCGGCGGTGAACGACGCAGACTTTATTTGCTCCGCACGCTTATGGGAGAACCGAACGTACTTCTTCTGGATGAGCCGACCAACGACTTGGATATCCAAACTTTGACCATACTGGAAGATTATCTGGATCAATTTCCTGGGGCTGTTATTACGGTTTCCCATGATCGATACTTTTTGGATCGGACCGTTTCGCATCTCTTTGCCTTTGATGGCGCTGGCGGGATTGAGCCTTACATTGGCAATTATTCCGAATACTTGGAAGAGAAGCGTGAGCAGGAAGAAGCTGATCAAGCCCGGAAAGAATTGATTCGTCAAGCAAGCTCTACCAAGTCTAATGTTGGTTCCAACACATCTTCAGCTGTAGACAACAGCAATTCTGCGGCAGCAGGTAGCTCATCGAATGCGAACCGTCCCAAGAAGCTAACTTTCAAAGAACAGAAGGAATGGGACGAAATTGAGAGTACGATAGCATCTTTGGAAGACAAAGCAGCGAGCTTGAAAAAGCAAATTGAAGCGGCTGGCAGTGATTTTGATCGTGTTCGCGATCTGTATGAGCAAGAGCAGCAAACGGCAGCGGATTTGGAAGCGGCGATGGAAAGATGGACTTATTTATCCGAGTTGCTAGAGAAAATAGAACGAAACAAATAG
- a CDS encoding M42 family metallopeptidase has protein sequence MTEILELLLRTPSPTGYTHHIMQKVEQEVNKLGFELTYTKKGCGIVTIPGTRQERVIGISAHVDTLGAMVRSIKDNGTLKITSLGGFMMGAIENEYVQIHTRDERVYDGTILTSRPSVHVYEDAREYKRDEANMEVRIDELVKSKKEVQDLGIRVGDYISFDPRVQVKENGFVKSRHLDDKASVASLFGLLKLIKDEGLKPEFTIKLFFSNYEEVGHGSAFIPDDITDFIAVDMGALGDDLSGSERDVSICAKDSSGPYDYHMTSKMIELAEKLEIGYAVDIYPRYGSDASAALRGGRDIRAALVGPGVHASHSMERTHMDAVVNTAALLAAYIMEPVLA, from the coding sequence ATGACAGAAATTTTAGAGCTGCTGCTGCGGACTCCGAGCCCGACAGGCTACACGCATCATATTATGCAAAAAGTTGAACAAGAAGTAAATAAGCTCGGATTTGAGCTTACATATACGAAAAAGGGCTGCGGTATTGTAACGATTCCTGGTACCCGCCAAGAGCGTGTCATTGGCATTTCTGCGCACGTGGACACACTCGGCGCAATGGTGCGTTCGATCAAAGATAATGGCACTTTGAAAATCACTTCATTGGGCGGTTTTATGATGGGCGCTATTGAAAATGAATACGTTCAAATTCATACGCGTGATGAACGCGTTTATGATGGGACTATTCTGACGTCGAGGCCATCTGTACATGTGTATGAAGATGCAAGGGAATATAAACGTGATGAAGCCAATATGGAAGTGCGTATTGATGAGCTAGTGAAGTCCAAGAAAGAGGTTCAAGATCTTGGCATTCGAGTGGGGGATTATATTTCATTCGATCCGCGCGTGCAAGTGAAGGAGAATGGCTTTGTAAAGTCGCGTCATTTGGATGATAAAGCGAGTGTTGCTTCCTTGTTTGGGCTATTAAAGTTGATAAAAGATGAGGGCTTGAAGCCTGAATTTACAATCAAGCTGTTCTTCTCCAATTATGAAGAGGTTGGTCATGGTTCTGCCTTTATCCCTGATGATATAACCGATTTTATTGCGGTGGATATGGGTGCTCTGGGTGATGATTTGAGCGGAAGCGAGCGCGATGTATCGATTTGCGCGAAGGATTCCTCAGGTCCTTATGATTATCACATGACTTCGAAAATGATTGAACTGGCCGAAAAGCTGGAAATCGGCTATGCCGTTGATATTTATCCGCGGTACGGTTCAGATGCATCTGCCGCGCTTCGAGGCGGACGCGATATTCGTGCTGCGTTGGTGGGTCCAGGTGTTCATGCGTCACATAGCATGGAAAGAACGCATATGGATGCTGTAGTGAATACAGCAGCTCTTCTTGCGGCTTATATCATGGAGCCGGTCCTCGCATGA
- a CDS encoding Dabb family protein: MLTHVVFFKLKDRSPEAVEVTKAVLTNMEGKIPVLRHIEVGTDILHLERSYDIALITKFDSLEDLKAYDTHPVHEEVKAHMKTVLDGTSICVDFVS, from the coding sequence ATGTTAACGCACGTTGTGTTTTTTAAGCTCAAAGATCGCAGTCCGGAAGCGGTTGAAGTAACAAAGGCTGTACTTACGAACATGGAAGGTAAAATCCCGGTCCTGCGTCATATTGAGGTTGGAACTGACATTTTGCATCTGGAACGTTCGTATGATATTGCATTGATTACCAAATTTGATTCATTAGAGGATCTCAAGGCATATGACACGCATCCCGTTCATGAAGAAGTGAAGGCCCATATGAAGACAGTCCTTGATGGAACGTCCATTTGTGTTGATTTCGTAAGCTAA
- a CDS encoding ABC-F family ATP-binding cassette domain-containing protein, translating to MSLLTIEDLSHSFGDRTLFKNVSFRLLAGERVGIVGANGVGKSTLMNILTGKVLKDTGKVEWTPRVHYGYLDQHSVLEAGKTIRDILRDAFLPLFEEEKEMMAITEKMGDATPEELEVLLEQMGDIQERLEIGGFYMLDVKIEEMGNGLGLNAIGLDRDVTSLSGGQRTKVLLAKLLLEKPTVLLLDEPTNYLDVEHIEWLKMYLKDYPFAFMLISHDTEFMNEVVNVVYHLEFTKLTRYTANYEKFLDMAEMNKTQHIDAYEKQQEYIKKQEDFIARNKARASTSTRAKSREKQLDKIDRIERPETAMKPTFVFKESRSSSRVVFEAENLEIGYDRALLPKMNVTIERGEKIAIVGCNGVGKSTLLKTILGKLEPFSGKTYRGDYLSPAYFEQEVKAPNMTPIDDVWNEFSSMTQNEVRGALARCGLKNEHITRAMGNLSGGEQAKVRLCKLLMRESNWLLFDEPTNHLDVVAKEELQRALKEYKGTVLLVCHEPEFYEGWVTRVWNVEEWSAKVTN from the coding sequence ATGAGTCTTTTGACAATTGAAGATTTGAGCCATAGCTTTGGAGATCGTACGCTATTTAAAAATGTATCCTTTCGATTGCTCGCTGGAGAGCGTGTTGGTATCGTTGGTGCTAATGGCGTGGGGAAATCCACGTTAATGAATATATTGACCGGAAAAGTTCTAAAAGATACAGGTAAGGTTGAATGGACGCCGCGCGTTCATTACGGATATTTGGACCAGCATTCCGTGTTAGAAGCGGGCAAAACCATTCGCGATATTCTGCGCGATGCTTTCCTTCCTCTCTTTGAAGAGGAGAAGGAGATGATGGCGATTACCGAGAAGATGGGTGACGCCACACCGGAAGAGCTTGAGGTTCTTCTAGAGCAAATGGGCGATATTCAAGAGCGTTTGGAAATCGGCGGCTTTTATATGCTGGATGTGAAAATCGAAGAAATGGGTAATGGTCTTGGCCTTAATGCCATTGGTTTAGACCGTGACGTTACTTCCCTTAGCGGTGGTCAGCGGACGAAGGTGCTTTTGGCTAAACTGCTTTTGGAGAAACCGACTGTTCTTCTCTTAGATGAGCCGACCAACTATTTGGACGTTGAGCATATTGAATGGTTGAAAATGTATCTCAAAGATTATCCGTTTGCCTTTATGTTGATTTCACATGATACGGAATTCATGAATGAAGTTGTAAACGTGGTCTATCACTTGGAATTCACGAAGCTGACTCGCTATACAGCGAATTATGAGAAATTCCTGGATATGGCTGAAATGAACAAAACACAGCATATTGACGCTTATGAAAAGCAGCAAGAGTACATTAAAAAACAGGAAGATTTCATCGCGCGTAATAAAGCGCGGGCTTCAACTTCAACCCGTGCCAAGAGCCGGGAGAAACAACTTGATAAGATTGACCGAATTGAGCGACCGGAGACGGCTATGAAGCCGACTTTTGTGTTCAAGGAATCACGTTCAAGCAGTAGAGTTGTTTTTGAGGCGGAAAACCTGGAGATCGGTTATGATCGTGCTCTTCTACCTAAGATGAATGTAACGATTGAGCGCGGCGAGAAAATAGCTATTGTCGGATGCAACGGTGTAGGTAAATCTACACTTCTCAAAACGATTCTTGGTAAGCTTGAGCCTTTTAGCGGCAAAACATACCGTGGTGACTACTTGAGTCCTGCCTATTTTGAACAAGAGGTTAAAGCACCAAACATGACGCCGATCGATGACGTTTGGAACGAGTTCTCTTCGATGACTCAGAATGAGGTCCGAGGTGCACTTGCCAGGTGTGGGCTCAAAAATGAGCATATCACACGTGCGATGGGTAATCTTAGCGGTGGTGAACAAGCGAAAGTAAGGCTTTGTAAACTGCTGATGAGAGAAAGTAACTGGTTGTTATTCGATGAGCCTACGAACCATTTGGACGTTGTTGCCAAAGAAGAGCTTCAGAGGGCTTTGAAAGAATATAAAGGTACCGTTCTGCTCGTTTGTCACGAACCTGAATTTTATGAAGGTTGGGTAACAAGAGTGTGGAATGTTGAGGAATGGTCTGCAAAAGTAACCAATTAG